The window ATAAATCAGCAGCGGAACGGGCTGTAACTTCAAGTACAAAAAAATCAAGCAGCCTTAACTGTACTTTTCTATTTAACTTACAATTAGATATCTTCATTTTTCTAGACTAACATAATGCTAATCTAGTACAGCCCCTATATCTTTGATGTGGTAACGTCGCCAACTCAAACATTAGCCAAACTGGCTGGAAAATTTTAAACGGCAATCGTCAAGCCTGTGATTGCTTGCCAGGTGGAAATAGTACGAAATATCAAAAGAAGAAAAGTTGATTCAACTTCTTTTCAAATCGAATTTTTCAAGATGACATTGTTTCATATACAGAAACAGCGGAAGCCCTACAGAAGCTCCCCCCATAAATGATGCGGCTATAGGAATCCATAATCTTTTCATTTTAAGATTTTTACCTTCATTCATAACCATAAATACAATAACGATTACCGTTACAACGACATCTAGCCATGCAAAAGCTGCTAATGGATTTTCAGTGATTTGCCGAAAAAATAGAGAAAAATTAAGTCCATATTTAGTCAACCACAGTATAAATTGTGAAAATGGCAGTGCTACTCCTATTAGGGTTAATAATGCATATGTTGTTTTCATAATTATTTCTGGGCCTATAAGCTAATTGATATAAGTTCCATTTTTATAATCGGAGCTGTTCTATGAGCGTCGATTACTTAATTCATTAATAATATGGCGTTCTCCATTTATATTATTAATTCTTCCTGAAATTAACACAATACACGTTATACAAAACAGCCCTGTAAGCCCTCAATTGAGGGCTTGTTCTTTTCAGGATGGGCGGCTAACCCATGCCGCTGTCTTTCCTATTTTGCTTTTGATATCGGTGTTTGGAATATTCCAATGCTGATTCAATGTAATAAACCGCTCCAAATCAAGCCGCTCGGCTCTAAGGAAATTCAGCATTTCAGCAGACATATCCAGTTTTTTTGCCAACCATCGCCATTTTAAAATCGGCTGAAGTAACTTTAACGAAATAAAGTGGCAAGGTGCCTTGACCTGCAGATGCTCTGCAATCATCTCAATCAACTCCTGAAAAGAAACTTGCTCTGGATTGGCCACTAGAATTTCCTGCCGATGCGTACTTGGATCTTGGGCAGCTTGAATTATGGCATCAACTAGCATCGTCACCGAAACCAGTGGTAAATAGTGCTGCCGCGTTCCAGGAATAGCCGTCATTTTCCCTTGTTTTAATTGCTGGATAAGATGCACAATCGGTTGATTAGATGGAATTTCCCCTGTCATTTCATCGCCAATGACCGTGGCAGGATGGATAACGGTCCATGGGATATTATATTGAGCAGCATGTTTAACCCAAGTGAAATGCCCTTGAATTTTAGATGCTTCATATGCTCCCAATCCAGCATAGACTCGTGACCAATCGGTCTGCTCTATACGATCACGATAGATGCCAGCTGCCTGCAAATGCTCATTCATGGTCAACATATAGCCTGATAGATGTACTGCTCGTTCTAACTGGCAATGCTTACCAACACCTTCTAACAACAGCTCAAGCCCATTGACATTAACAGCCTTAGCCTGCTGCATTGTTAAATTCCATGCAAATAAGGCACTGGTATTGTAAAGATAATTGACTGCTTTGAGCTGCTGCCAGTCCTGCTTGGATAGTCCTAAATTCGGCAGAGTAACATCACCCTGAATAAAGTTTAACTGTTGATGAGAAATGCCTTGATGTGTCAGCCAATGCTGAAGCTGCGGGGCTTGCTGATCGACATTACGGCATAGGGCAAACACTTGAGCATTTCCTCTCAGCAGGCGCGCGATTAGAAATTTACCGATAAATCCTGTTGCCCCCACTACGAGAGCAGTCTGATTTGAAGCGTGCATGAATGTGTACTCTATTGAATTGTTCATACTTAAGCTAAAGTATGGAGTACACTCTATGGTCAAGTAGTTTTGAAAAATTATTAATGCAGAGGGATTTTATAAATGCTGATTGGCGAACTATCACAACAGATAAATATGAGCCGGGATACCATCCGCTTTTATGAAAAAATGCAGTTGATTCAGCCATTAATTCGAAATAATGGCTATAGGGATTATCCTGAACAAACCCTTCAACAGTTGCAACTAATACAGATTGCGAAGAATCTAGGGTTTACCCTTGCTGAGATCAGGCAGATCATTCATTTAGTGAATGAAAGCGAGATTCCTGCAGAACAGTTTCAGGAAATTTTGCAGGATAAATTAGGCAAAATTCAGGAAAAAGTCGAACAATTGCAGCAGATGCAGGCGATGCTTGAAAATCTGATAAAGGGTGAACTTTGCCCGCTAAGAAAAGACTGTGATGTAGTGAAAATATCCTTTGGGGGAGACACGGCTCACCTAGCCAACAGAGAGCCCAACTGAGCCTTGAATCAAAAATGGATAAACGATTAGAGTATCTGAATTAACACTTCCGCAGCTCCCTGAAACTCTTGCAAAAGCAATCACAGTCAAAAATTTTAGTGCTGGACTGAAATCTATGCGGAAAGTTAATCCAAGCAGTAAAACATTGCTTGAATAGGGAGCATAGAACGTGAAAAATCATTTAAAAAGCCCAACCGGTTAGGACTAGGCTTTTTGCTAACTCTTAAGCCAATGATTTATATTGGAATAAAAATATATTGCGCATAACCTGTCTTATGTTAATTTTAGAGAAATTTAATTATCTTTTAATGTCTCAAAAACACTATATGCAGCCTTAATGCGATCAATATTTGGTATCTTTTTATTCATTAACATAACCAGTCCAAATCCTTCTTCTGGAATAAATAAAATATACGCCCCAAAGCCATCAGTAGATCCTGTTTTATGAAAAACTTTAGATTTTGGTTGTGATAATTCTTTTACAACGGAGTTTGATCCCAACAAAATTTGTTTTGAATTACTAGCCTGTAGAATTTCTGAAGTTGTCGGATAAGAAAACATCTCCCATCCAAGTGCTTGTGTCATACCACTATCTGCAACTTTAAAATATCCTTTATGTGTATCCAGTAGAACTTTTCTCATAGCAGGGCTATTTGTATCTAGATTAAGATTTGCATTTACGAAGTTAAGCATATCTGGCAGGGTTGATTTAACTCCATAAGCTTCATCAGATAATGGGCCGGGATTAACTCGAACTGGTTGATCTTTTTCATCATAACCAAAAGCATAGTTTATTTTTTGTTCTTCTGGAACATTGACGTATGTATGTTTCAAATTAAGTTGAGGGAAAATAGTCTTCTCTAATAGTGAGGAGAAAGGGACACTCATCGATTTTGCAGTTAGATACCCAAAAAAACCTATACTGGGATTTGAGTATTCGCGATAAGTACCAGAAGGATTCTTGGCTTTCCAATTTTTGAAATACTCTAATATTTGCTTATCCGTTTTGACATGATCAAGAAATTGCAGTGGCAAATTTCCACTTGTATAAGTTAATAGCTCTAATAAATTTACCTTATCAATTTCGGAACTTTTTAAAGCTGGTAAATATTTACTAAGATGGTCGTCGAAAGATATTTTTCCTTGGTTATTAGCATACGTACCTGAAACAGCAGTAAAAATTTTACTTACAGAACCTAACTCAAAAAGAGTCTGTCCATTTACGCTTTTATTTTCTTCTCTAGATTGAACACCATAATACTTTTCATAATTTTTACCATTATGAATTATGCCTATCGCCATACCAGGTGCATAATACTGATCCATAAGCGGTTTAAATGATTGGGTTACGATCTTTTCAATATTTTTTTCATTTTGACTGACTGCATTTGCATGTAATTGCATGCCAAAACCCATAAACATGGTAATTAAGCCTGCTTGACAAATTTGTTTTCTAGAAATCATTAGTTCAAAATTAATCGGTAAAGAGTGCGTATATTCTCATTTTATAAATATTAAATATGTATTAATTTAATAACTTTTTATATAGAAGTTATCTAATCAACGTTTATTTAAAATAATGGTCGCTATACAAAATGTATTCTATAAAACTTTTGTTTTTTCATATATTTAAAAACTTTTTACCAATCTCAAAAACAGCAAAAACCGGATTTTTTTATGTGCAGTTTTGATAGTTATTGCCAATAATTTGATTGTTTTTAGTCAAATTGGAACTTTTTTCAGTGTTCCTAACCTTCCCTGGGAGAAAATTATCCCCTTTCTGAAATCCAAGAAGATGGAACAAAATTATATTATGCTTGTGTAGATGAAGAAATAATAGGAATAGAGCCAAGTGAAGGATGGTCTGATGAAAAAAACAGTCAAGTGTTACATTAGACAGGGATTAGAGAATGTTTTAAAAGAACAACCAAATAGAAAGATAGAAATTGAAAAAATATTTAATAAATATAATTTATAGGCTCACAGTTTTAACTGTATTAAGAATTTCTAAAATTAACAAAATATATCTTATACGAAATAGCCCTCAATTCACACACTGAATGCAAACAGTAATATACATTTCTGTTGACATTGAATGCGTTGCGCAACAATCAATCACATAAATGCCATTACAGTGTACTGACACTTGGAACAGCCTATTTCAAAATACTGAATTAGAAAGAATAAATAAAATAACCTCACATAGCGCGTATTATATTGATTTTATAAAATTTAAAAATCTAATTTATAAAAATCCTGAATAGTTTTAGCACAACTTTCAATGACTAAGTCATTATCTTTTTTCCAAATTAATTTGACTTCAGATTGGCTGCTTTTGTCGTTTATTGAGAGTAATTTTACATTCTTCGGGAGAATTGTAGAAAATTCTTCAGGTACGACACAGATACCAAGGCCATTTGCTACCAAATCCAATTGGGACAATTTTCTTGAGGAAATTCTGGATTTCTTTTGGCAAAATCCATTGCTTAAACAAAGATTAGAAGCTAAGTAACTTAATCCTCCTCGTTCAGAATGAGGTGTAGAAACAAATCTTAAATCTTTTAAATCACCGATATAAACACTGGTTTTATCATTGAAATTTTTATCAGACGTTGAAGCAGCTACATATAGAGGAGCTGTATATAAACTTGTGGAATTTACCTCGTCTAAAGCATGGTAGACAGGAGGTCGAATAAAGCCAATGTCAATATCACCACTTAATATTGCTTCAATTTGAGCCTCCGAAGAAATAGTATTAAGCTCGATATTTATTTTATATTTTTCACATAGCTGATCTAAAACCTGAATTTTTTTGTTATCTAAAATAATGCTGCTAGAGTGGCTGACTTTCACCGTTCTATTTTCCCCCCGGCTAATCCCCTTTGCTAATTCAATTGAATTACTGAAATTATCAAGATTTTTTTTTAAGTTTTTATAAAGAACTGATCCAGCAAGGGTTAATTTGATTCTCTTATCAGATCTATCAAAAACACTAAAGCCCAGATCATCTTCTAAATTCTTTATTTGCCTGCTTAAGGCCGATTGGGCAATGAATAATTTTTCTGAGGCTGCGGTAAAGCTGCCTTCTTCGACAATAGTAATCAGATAAGTGCATTGTTTGAAAGTTAACATATCTCATAATTAGATAGATGGTTGTTTTTTACATATTAGATTAGATGATTAAATTCTTATATCTTTTTATAACAATTTTTCCAGGTCGAATTAAAAATGGCTATTAAAAACAAAATTATTGTATTCATTGTTATGGTTGTCATATGTTTTTTAGCCCAATCTTATGATGCTTATACTGGTGTTAATAACCCTGAAAAAGATGCACAGAACATTGACCCCCTAATAGATTAACAGATACTTTTCAACTCATTATCAAATAGCTCAGATCACTCTTGCTCCATCTAACATAAGGACGTTATACGAAATAGCTCCTTTGAAGACTATTAATTCACACACTGAACGCAAACAGTAATATGCACTTTTGTTGAAATTGAGTGTGCTGTGCAGCCTAAAAGCAGGATGCACAGCAATAAAGCAGCCAGCCTCACTTGGCTGCCCACTTCTTATAAGCACTGGCCAGCTTGGTGTCATAGCTGTTTTTTGCATATCCCTTGCCGTTATAGCCCAATGCAAATGCCTTCCAGTCCTTATTTTTCAGGGCATTGATCAGGCCATTCACTTTGATATAGCGACACATTGCATTCAGCTGGGAAGCCTCATCCTGGTACATCGCATTGATAAAGGTCTGCAGGGACTTATAGCCAAGCGATTTCCAGTGATAGCCATCACCTGCCCAAGGCCCCAAGAACAGGACTCTAGCGCCGATTCACGGTGATATTCAGCGGCCGTAGCCAAACGGCCATGCTGCGCAGAATATAAGCCGTAGCCGCCGGACGTTTTGCTGCAGAGATTCGGCTGTTCAATTTCCATTTTTTCGGCAATGCTGAAAAGCTTGCCGGCGATCAGGCGCTGGCGCATCACATGGCGCTCAAAAAGAATTACCAGAGTGCTGTCCGAATTAAATCCAGATCCCCGGCACTCAACTTCGTGCACCGCTTTTAACGCAGCTGCCTCTACGCCCAGCGCTTTAGCCTGAGCGCCTATTTGCGCATCAGTCAGTTTTTTACTCATAAATCATTCTCCCCCTTTGCCATTTCCCCAGATTGCGAGGAATGCCGCTTTAATTTCAGAAATTACCTCAGGCAGCGGCTTGCCTTTCAGCAGCGCAATCGACTGATACAGAATGCCGATGGCTAAAAGGCCGAACACCGCAAACATAAGCATGATGAAGCCCTGATACATCGTGGACGTTTTGAGCATTTCAAAATGCTCAATAAATGCCGAACTGCCATATAAGCTGACCGTTACGCTAGCCAGAAACTTGCCGATGACGCCCATGGAAGAGCCTTTCTTTGCCTGATGTTTTTCATAGTCGAGATGATCCGAAAGTTCAATATTGAATGTAGGGCATGTTCTCATTTGTCCTTACACCAAATAAATATGCATGCTAGTCGCAACATGGCTTTATAATTTCTAGCCAACTTATCATATCTTGTCGCTATTGCCCGAAAGTGTTTTAAACGCGCAAATGCATTTTCAACTAAATGCCGTAATTGATATAGATAACCATCAAATTCCGGATTACCTTTAAAGCTGTTGGTTTTTCTTGGTATCACTGGGATCATATCAAGAATTCTTGCACATTCTCTGAGCTTTTCGGAGTCGTATCCTTTATCCGCTACCAGATAATCAGCCTTTCCAACCAATTCTATTAATTTCGGCGCAATTTGACCGTCATGGACTTCCCCCCCAGTGATGTCAAAATCAAGCGGATATCCGTTCGCATCGACGGCCAAGTGTATTTTTGTAGTTATTCCACCTCTTGAGGTGCCAATTGCTCTATTTTCACTGTGCCTAGCTCCACTTGCATGCTGATGAGCGCGAATGCAGCTTCCATCAATGAATACCCATTCTGTATCCAGCAGGCCTCGTAATTTAAAAAAAACTTATCCCATAATCCATTTATCGCCCAACAATTAAAACGGTTGTAAGCTATTTGCCAAGGACACAAGTCTTCAGGGATGTCGCGCCAAGCAGCACCAGTACGAAATTTCCACAGTATGGCTTCCATGATATTTTTAGAGCGATAACAGCCATAAAACTGCACGGTTTCTTGGATTTACAGCCAAATCTCATCGGTTAAAACTCGGCGTGTCATGTTAAAACATCAATAAAACAAATAAAAAAGCAGATTCTATACAGTTATTTTTATACTTACATATTTAAATTTTAAAATGAGAATACGCCCTAGTTTCAATCATGAATTTTTTAAAAACTGCTGTAATTTGGTTTAAGTCTTCTGGCGTTTTCAGACCTTTAGCCAATTCAGCAGCCATACTTCTGATTGTTGCTTCATCCATATGAAGTACCTTTTGTAATTATCCTCTGAAGGATAAATGAAAATTAAGTACTTACACAAAATTTAGAATAGTCCCGCATTTGGAATTTTTGGTTTATTTACATTGGTTCTCTGGTTGGTCTAATTGCTCACGTAACCATTCGGAATCCTCTTGCAGGCTTTCTTTGGTGTATCCCATTGCTCGAACACCTTCTGATGCTCCCTCATATTCTTTAAATCTGCTTAAGACAAAATCATAAAGTTCAATATTCTCTTTCCACCCTTTGCAATCTAGAGTTTTGAGTTTATTAGACCTAGTAAGATCTTCTTGCTCATTCTTTGCCTCTGTAGAAATCACTTGATTTCTGTCCGATTGTGTTTGAACGTATCGCTCCATTAACTTGTAATATTTAAGCTCAAAGTCTTTTTGAGCTGAAGCAAAACAGCTGCCTGATACAATTACATAAATTAGAAATGCGAAAAGCTTCATTGTTGTTTTCTGCCTGATTAAAATAGTGGTGATTATTATATTTAAACACCCAATAATTCAAAGGTTTTTTATCTAAAGCCTTTAGCTCCGCCAATGTGTACCCGCGCTTATTCAGCGGATCGGCAAATTTCTCAATTGGAAATTTGCCAGATTTATACAGTTCGTACTTTTTCTTACCCAGCCAAGTGCGCTGAAAAAACTCATCCGACTGTTCAAAAAACTCTTGGAATGATGTGTTTGCATCCAGCTGGTTAATAATTTTCTGGCTTCATCTTTAACATCCGCCACAATCAGCCGCGTGCGGAGCGCTTCTCCTTTTTCTGGCGGCACCCGCTTGCCATTTTGATCTTTCCACTTGTGTTTCGCATCCCGCGTGATCCAAACCTCAGCCTTACCGACATGCAGCGTTACTTTTTGTCCTTTATATTTAATGGCTTTTATTTCACGCGTTTCCAGCCGGTCAGCGGCTTCTCCTGTTTTTACTGCCTGTCCCTGATACTCAACGGAATTTCCTTCTTTCCCGCGCGAACCAGCCATTTGAATCCCTGATGATTCATCTGCCTAAGATGGGCAATTGAATCTCCTTCACGGTCAATTTGAATGAAAATCTGCTTAAACCTAATTCAGATTAATTAAAGATAAAAATAATTTTAAAACATAGAGTTAAAGCTTAAACTCTTTTACAATTCTCATCTTCATTATGCTGTGGTCAATAAAAAATGAAGAAATTAATAGGCTTATGTGTATTACTGACGCTAATGGGATGTAGTAAGCAGAAAACTCCTGTCAGTGTAGAAGAGGAGCAACAAAAAGCAGAAGACAGTACCCAATTTACTGAGAGTTTGGAAGTTGAGCCTGAGTTATTCGGATTTCATTCTTATGAATTGGGCGAGTTGGTTAAAAATTTAATGCCTGATGCTCAAAAAAATCAAATGCTTGAAGTTTGGCAATGGGATGATTTAGCCAATGATGCAAAAATTAGATGGGTCACGGAAGGTTATAAAGAAAAATATAATTCTAATACTTTAAGCACCATGTCTTCTCGTGAAGGTTTGGTGCGTGTACATCAATTGGGCGAGCGTGTTTCACAATTGAAAGACCGTAAATATGAAGTGCCTTGGTCAATTCGTTATGAAGGTAAAGATGCAAAATTTGGAGTAAATTTAATTACTTTACAGCCCAAAACTAATGCCATGATCAGCTTTAATGATCCTATCCCATCACTTAAAAAACAAGGCATAAAGATTACTGCTATTTGTCGCCAAAGTTTTGCTGGAGAAGTGATCGATGTTTCTTTATTGGAAGCCCGAAAAAAACAACCTGTCTATATCATTGATCGTTCTAGTGGTGGTTCGGGAGGGAAAACTCGTTGGCTGGAACTTAGTTTGCAAAATTTAAGTACTGAATGGTGTCCAGATGACAGCACTGAATAGATATAAGTAAACTAAAAAAGCAGGATTCGTCCTGCTCCTTATTTTGGTCTTTTTTCAGTAGTGTCATGCATAAGCAAGTTGATGTTTTAATTGCAGAGCTTCAAAAGACCTTTGATGAATATAGTGATGATCTAGGCATCTTTTCACTTGATGAATCTGGTGTTTCCATTGAAATTAAAACCAAATCTAGTGAATACAGCTATAGCCTTGAACAGTTAAAAAAAAGCTGAATGTTGAACTTGAAGATCCGCTGATTCAGAGTTTAAAGGAGGTGTCTTGATGGAAGATATGCAAATACACTCCATCCGTTTCACTAAGATAAAGATCAATAGCATCCGCTAACCGCATGTTTGCTTCATGCTGATTGCCGTACAGAATATTAGGGTTAGCCTCGATTTCTACTTCGCGTTTTTTAAGCCAGCTATCTGCCTTGCGTCTAGAATTGAAAGTTTTAC is drawn from Acinetobacter sp. WCHAc010034 and contains these coding sequences:
- a CDS encoding DUF2834 domain-containing protein; translation: MKTTYALLTLIGVALPFSQFILWLTKYGLNFSLFFRQITENPLAAFAWLDVVVTVIVIVFMVMNEGKNLKMKRLWIPIAASFMGGASVGLPLFLYMKQCHLEKFDLKRS
- a CDS encoding SDR family oxidoreductase, translated to MHASNQTALVVGATGFIGKFLIARLLRGNAQVFALCRNVDQQAPQLQHWLTHQGISHQQLNFIQGDVTLPNLGLSKQDWQQLKAVNYLYNTSALFAWNLTMQQAKAVNVNGLELLLEGVGKHCQLERAVHLSGYMLTMNEHLQAAGIYRDRIEQTDWSRVYAGLGAYEASKIQGHFTWVKHAAQYNIPWTVIHPATVIGDEMTGEIPSNQPIVHLIQQLKQGKMTAIPGTRQHYLPLVSVTMLVDAIIQAAQDPSTHRQEILVANPEQVSFQELIEMIAEHLQVKAPCHFISLKLLQPILKWRWLAKKLDMSAEMLNFLRAERLDLERFITLNQHWNIPNTDIKSKIGKTAAWVSRPS
- a CDS encoding MerR family transcriptional regulator is translated as MLIGELSQQINMSRDTIRFYEKMQLIQPLIRNNGYRDYPEQTLQQLQLIQIAKNLGFTLAEIRQIIHLVNESEIPAEQFQEILQDKLGKIQEKVEQLQQMQAMLENLIKGELCPLRKDCDVVKISFGGDTAHLANREPN
- the blaMCA gene encoding MCA family class C beta-lactamase, with the translated sequence MISRKQICQAGLITMFMGFGMQLHANAVSQNEKNIEKIVTQSFKPLMDQYYAPGMAIGIIHNGKNYEKYYGVQSREENKSVNGQTLFELGSVSKIFTAVSGTYANNQGKISFDDHLSKYLPALKSSEIDKVNLLELLTYTSGNLPLQFLDHVKTDKQILEYFKNWKAKNPSGTYREYSNPSIGFFGYLTAKSMSVPFSSLLEKTIFPQLNLKHTYVNVPEEQKINYAFGYDEKDQPVRVNPGPLSDEAYGVKSTLPDMLNFVNANLNLDTNSPAMRKVLLDTHKGYFKVADSGMTQALGWEMFSYPTTSEILQASNSKQILLGSNSVVKELSQPKSKVFHKTGSTDGFGAYILFIPEEGFGLVMLMNKKIPNIDRIKAAYSVFETLKDN
- a CDS encoding LysR family transcriptional regulator, whose amino-acid sequence is MLTFKQCTYLITIVEEGSFTAASEKLFIAQSALSRQIKNLEDDLGFSVFDRSDKRIKLTLAGSVLYKNLKKNLDNFSNSIELAKGISRGENRTVKVSHSSSIILDNKKIQVLDQLCEKYKINIELNTISSEAQIEAILSGDIDIGFIRPPVYHALDEVNSTSLYTAPLYVAASTSDKNFNDKTSVYIGDLKDLRFVSTPHSERGGLSYLASNLCLSNGFCQKKSRISSRKLSQLDLVANGLGICVVPEEFSTILPKNVKLLSINDKSSQSEVKLIWKKDNDLVIESCAKTIQDFYKLDF
- a CDS encoding IS5 family transposase (programmed frameshift) translates to MQETVQFYGCYRSKNIMEAILWKFRTGAAWRDIPEDLCPWQIAYNRFNCWAINGLWDKFFLKLRGLLDTEWVFIDGSCIRAHQHASGARHSENRAIGTSRGGITTKIHLAVDANGYPLDFDITGGEVHDGQIAPKLIELVGKADYLVADKGYDSEKLRECARILDMIPVIPRKTNSFKGNPEFDGYLYQLRHLVENAFARLKHFRAIATRYDKLARNYKAMLRLACIFIWCKDK